A portion of the Micromonospora tarapacensis genome contains these proteins:
- a CDS encoding EAL domain-containing protein, with protein sequence MPVASVFRAAVSRPVLPETCVLAVAAVLVVLGATGPVPALAVVALAGAAGSTLAGVRLSRLTIGPDSPPADAGRLARRQAARPRRAAAMLHAAVVTAGLTAAVLPLASAGYRPAAAVAGLAGTTVLLGGGLLSLPRPPRPPARMRLGRLLGGAAPGVCLVLVAWLLLPYAGVPAPVRLVVAVTLGLLAVDALAVLTGAHRNSGAARCRAGAALTLLALVLLAALPAGPAAGRAALLAVPPLVVGVLLVAAGVRRVIRPGAGQPAPQAPWDWPRSVIPAVAVVLAIVHELQAGLLPDRTAVLLALAAVPSLVARELLGGAAPDNPPVPMTAPTAPTASTASTAPAAPAGTSARAARAPGGPVGRAALLRALAARPEPVTGALLVVDLHLTELSGPVVRDDLTAEAVRRARAVAAVEDEVFDLAASGLAVVTDAGPVLAYALGARLLTALGRPYEVSGAVLRSRPSVGLAELARARPEDLLRQADLARRRAAQLGRERVEWYDAYLEEQLVRRLDLERELPGAVARGELDLVYQPVLGLADRSPVGTEALLRWRNPVLGTVFPTELLPVAEDLDIVGELGAWVLDRACRQLADWSVGGRRLWMAVNVTTRELTSPDFVPRTAAVLEAYGVGPDQLVVEVAEPRLAAELPTVVARLAGLRSMGIRTALDDFRAEHASLAQLRRLPIDLLKVGPEAVAASADPHRPLLDVVVTVADRLGLEVVAEELESAHQVEGARRAGCRYGQGFELARPATAERVEAYFEEFPSIAR encoded by the coding sequence GTGCCCGTCGCGTCCGTGTTCCGTGCCGCCGTGTCCCGTCCCGTCCTGCCGGAAACCTGTGTCCTCGCGGTCGCCGCCGTGCTGGTGGTCCTCGGCGCGACCGGTCCGGTGCCGGCTCTCGCCGTGGTGGCGCTGGCCGGCGCGGCCGGCTCCACGCTGGCCGGCGTACGCCTGTCCCGGCTGACCATCGGCCCCGACTCGCCACCCGCCGACGCCGGCCGGCTGGCCCGCAGGCAGGCGGCGAGACCGCGCCGGGCCGCCGCCATGCTGCACGCCGCGGTGGTGACCGCCGGCCTGACCGCGGCGGTGCTACCGCTGGCCTCTGCCGGATACCGGCCGGCGGCGGCCGTCGCCGGGCTCGCCGGCACCACCGTGCTGCTCGGCGGCGGCCTGCTCAGCCTGCCCCGACCACCGCGTCCGCCGGCCCGGATGCGGCTGGGCCGGCTGCTCGGCGGCGCCGCCCCCGGCGTCTGCCTGGTGCTGGTGGCCTGGTTGCTGCTGCCGTACGCCGGTGTGCCGGCACCGGTCCGCCTGGTCGTCGCGGTGACCCTGGGCCTGCTCGCCGTCGACGCGTTGGCCGTGCTGACCGGAGCACACCGGAACTCCGGCGCCGCCCGCTGCCGGGCCGGGGCGGCGTTGACCCTGCTGGCCCTGGTGCTGCTGGCCGCGCTGCCGGCCGGCCCCGCCGCCGGGCGGGCGGCGCTGCTGGCCGTACCCCCGCTGGTGGTCGGGGTGCTGCTGGTCGCCGCCGGAGTGCGGCGGGTGATTCGGCCCGGCGCGGGCCAGCCGGCCCCGCAGGCCCCGTGGGACTGGCCGCGGTCGGTGATTCCGGCCGTCGCGGTGGTGCTGGCCATCGTCCACGAGTTGCAGGCCGGTCTCCTCCCGGACCGCACCGCTGTGCTGCTCGCGCTCGCCGCGGTGCCCTCGCTGGTGGCGCGCGAACTGCTCGGTGGCGCGGCACCGGACAACCCACCGGTGCCGATGACCGCACCGACCGCACCGACCGCGTCGACCGCGTCGACCGCACCGGCCGCACCGGCCGGGACGAGCGCACGGGCCGCGAGGGCGCCGGGTGGCCCGGTCGGCCGGGCCGCCCTGCTGCGCGCCCTGGCGGCACGACCCGAACCGGTCACCGGCGCGCTGCTCGTGGTGGACCTGCACCTCACCGAGCTGTCCGGGCCGGTCGTGCGCGACGACCTGACCGCCGAGGCCGTCCGCCGGGCCCGCGCGGTGGCAGCCGTCGAGGACGAGGTGTTCGACCTGGCCGCCAGCGGTCTCGCGGTGGTCACCGATGCCGGGCCGGTGCTGGCGTACGCGCTGGGCGCCCGGCTGCTCACCGCACTGGGCCGGCCGTACGAGGTGTCGGGGGCGGTGCTGCGGTCGCGACCCAGCGTGGGGCTCGCCGAGCTGGCTCGGGCCCGGCCGGAGGATCTGCTGCGCCAGGCGGACCTGGCCCGGCGACGCGCGGCGCAACTCGGCCGGGAGCGGGTCGAGTGGTACGACGCCTACCTGGAGGAGCAACTGGTCCGCCGGCTGGATCTGGAGCGGGAACTGCCCGGCGCGGTGGCCCGGGGCGAACTGGACCTGGTCTACCAGCCGGTGCTCGGCCTGGCCGACCGGTCGCCGGTCGGCACGGAGGCGCTGCTGCGTTGGCGCAATCCGGTGCTCGGCACGGTGTTCCCGACGGAGTTGCTGCCGGTGGCCGAGGATCTCGACATCGTGGGCGAGCTGGGCGCCTGGGTGCTGGACCGGGCCTGCCGACAGCTCGCCGACTGGTCCGTCGGCGGCCGGCGGCTGTGGATGGCGGTCAACGTCACCACCCGCGAACTCACCTCACCGGACTTCGTGCCCCGGACAGCGGCCGTGCTGGAGGCGTACGGGGTGGGGCCGGACCAACTGGTGGTGGAGGTCGCCGAGCCGCGGCTGGCCGCGGAGCTGCCGACCGTGGTGGCGCGGCTGGCCGGGCTGCGCTCGATGGGCATCCGGACCGCACTGGACGACTTCCGGGCCGAGCACGCCTCGCTGGCCCAGCTCCGGCGGCTGCCGATCGACCTGTTGAAGGTCGGGCCGGAGGCGGTCGCGGCGAGCGCCGACCCGCACCGTCCGCTGCTGGACGTGGTGGTCACGGTGGCGGACCGGCTGGGTCTGGAGGTGGTGGCCGAGGAGCTGGAGTCCGCCCACCAGGTCGAGGGGGCGCGCCGGGCCGGATGCCGCTACGGCCAGGGGTTCGAGCTGGCCCGACCCGCGACCGCGGAACGGGTCGAGGCGTACTTCGAGGAGTTCCCGTCGATCGCGCGGTGA
- a CDS encoding 2-hydroxyacid dehydrogenase has protein sequence MKVWIPHEAGHALLGELPPEVTVETIDDPARLPSPVAGVRFWVPPFLAGVDATVLLPELPDLAVVQLLSAGADAWVGRVPPGVTLCDARGVHDPPTAEWVVTAILSQLRGFPAMARAQARRRWAYDEIAPTDELAGKRVLIVGAGSIGAALRDRLAPFEVEFTLVARTARAEQGVHGVGELPQLLPQADVVVLLLPLTEQTRGLVDEKFLAAMPDGALLVNAARGPVARTDALVAELATGRLSAALDVTDPEPLPADHPLWTMPNVLITPHVAGSVRGLLPRAYRLVGQQIRRFVAGEPPRNVVVDGY, from the coding sequence GTGAAGGTATGGATCCCGCACGAGGCCGGTCACGCCCTGCTCGGCGAGCTGCCGCCGGAGGTCACCGTCGAGACGATTGACGACCCGGCGCGGCTGCCCTCGCCGGTGGCCGGCGTCCGGTTCTGGGTGCCGCCCTTCCTGGCCGGCGTGGACGCGACGGTCCTGCTGCCCGAACTGCCCGACCTGGCCGTGGTGCAGTTGCTCTCGGCCGGGGCGGACGCCTGGGTTGGCCGGGTCCCACCGGGGGTCACGCTCTGTGACGCCCGGGGGGTGCACGATCCGCCGACCGCCGAGTGGGTGGTCACCGCGATCCTGTCCCAGTTGCGCGGCTTTCCGGCGATGGCTCGCGCGCAGGCGCGGCGACGGTGGGCGTACGACGAGATCGCCCCGACCGACGAGCTGGCCGGCAAACGGGTGTTGATCGTCGGCGCGGGTTCGATCGGCGCCGCGCTGCGGGACCGCCTCGCGCCGTTCGAGGTGGAGTTCACCCTGGTGGCCCGCACGGCCCGCGCGGAGCAGGGCGTGCACGGAGTCGGCGAGTTGCCGCAGCTGCTGCCGCAGGCCGACGTCGTGGTGCTGTTGCTGCCGCTGACCGAGCAGACCCGGGGCCTGGTCGACGAGAAGTTCCTGGCCGCGATGCCCGACGGTGCTCTGCTGGTGAACGCCGCCCGAGGCCCGGTGGCCCGCACCGACGCGCTGGTCGCCGAGCTGGCCACCGGTCGGCTCAGCGCCGCTCTGGATGTGACGGATCCGGAGCCGCTGCCCGCCGACCATCCGCTCTGGACGATGCCGAACGTGCTGATCACTCCGCACGTGGCCGGCTCGGTGCGGGGCCTGCTGCCGCGGGCGTACCGCCTGGTCGGGCAGCAGATCCGGCGGTTCGTGGCCGGCGAGCCGCCGCGGAACGTGGTGGTGGACGGCTACTGA
- a CDS encoding LacI family DNA-binding transcriptional regulator, which yields MKRPTIADVARRAGVSKGAVSYALNGQPGVSEATRRRILAIAAEIGFSPSSAARALSGATARAIGLILARPARTLGIEPFFMELISGVEAELSARSYALTLQVVADQSAEIAVYRRWWGERRVDGVLVCDLRSDDGRVPVLEELGLPAVVIGGPAGTGGLPSVWSNDAAALVETVEYLYALGHRRIARVGGLPELLHTAIRTRAFTEACQRLGLAETVTVSADYTGEEGARATRRLLSSRVRPTAVIYDNDVMAIAGLSVAQEMGLPVPADLSIVAWDDSPLCRLVHPPLTALGRDIPAYGAHAARQLLQVIEGTPVVGTEDETAQLTPRGSTGPAPGGK from the coding sequence GTGAAGCGGCCCACGATCGCGGACGTCGCCCGGCGGGCGGGGGTTTCCAAGGGCGCGGTGTCGTACGCGCTGAACGGGCAACCGGGCGTCTCGGAGGCGACCCGGCGGCGCATCCTCGCCATCGCCGCCGAGATCGGGTTCAGCCCGAGCAGCGCCGCCCGGGCGCTGTCCGGTGCGACCGCCCGGGCGATCGGGCTGATCCTCGCCCGGCCGGCCCGGACCCTCGGCATCGAGCCCTTCTTCATGGAGTTGATCAGCGGCGTCGAGGCGGAACTGTCCGCCCGGTCGTACGCGCTGACGCTCCAGGTGGTGGCCGACCAGAGCGCCGAGATCGCGGTCTACCGCCGGTGGTGGGGCGAGCGACGGGTCGACGGCGTGCTCGTCTGCGACCTGCGGAGCGACGACGGGCGGGTACCGGTGCTGGAGGAGTTGGGCCTGCCGGCCGTCGTGATCGGCGGGCCGGCCGGCACGGGCGGACTGCCCAGTGTCTGGTCGAACGACGCGGCGGCACTGGTGGAGACCGTGGAGTACCTGTACGCCCTGGGCCACCGGCGGATCGCCCGGGTGGGCGGCCTACCCGAGTTGCTGCACACCGCCATCCGCACCCGGGCGTTCACCGAGGCATGCCAGCGCCTCGGCCTCGCCGAGACCGTCACCGTCTCCGCCGACTACACCGGCGAGGAGGGCGCGCGGGCGACGCGACGGCTGCTCAGCTCCCGGGTTCGCCCCACCGCGGTGATCTACGACAACGACGTGATGGCGATCGCCGGGCTGTCGGTCGCCCAGGAGATGGGGCTCCCGGTCCCCGCCGACCTGTCCATCGTGGCCTGGGACGACTCGCCGCTGTGCCGCCTGGTGCACCCGCCGCTGACCGCGCTCGGCCGGGACATCCCGGCCTACGGCGCGCACGCCGCGCGGCAGTTGTTGCAGGTCATCGAGGGAACGCCGGTGGTCGGGACGGAGGACGAAACCGCCCAGCTGACCCCGCGTGGCAGCACGGGCCCGGCGCCCGGCGGGAAGTGA
- a CDS encoding PH domain-containing protein yields MSRTDTARFRHHQAILAAAIVAAIGTLPLASARAYLLPLLLVPLTVALWAWRAGTDADTRGLRLRALVGQRRIPWDQVVELGSDPRGRAVAKLGDGQRLVLPAVRRDDLPRLVAAAGHRGPEPAQ; encoded by the coding sequence ATGTCCCGCACCGACACCGCGCGATTCCGGCACCACCAGGCCATCCTGGCCGCGGCGATCGTCGCCGCCATCGGCACCCTGCCGCTGGCGAGCGCTCGCGCGTACCTGCTGCCGCTGCTGCTGGTGCCGCTGACCGTGGCCCTCTGGGCCTGGCGCGCCGGCACCGACGCCGACACCCGCGGGCTGCGACTGCGGGCACTGGTCGGGCAACGCCGGATCCCCTGGGACCAGGTGGTCGAGCTGGGATCCGACCCGCGCGGCCGGGCGGTCGCCAAGCTCGGCGACGGCCAGCGCCTCGTGCTGCCGGCCGTCCGCCGCGACGACCTGCCGCGCCTGGTCGCCGCCGCCGGGCATCGCGGCCCGGAGCCGGCTCAGTAG